In Pseudoalteromonas sp. MM1, a single window of DNA contains:
- a CDS encoding YceH family protein, translating to MHLSANQQRVIGCLLEKQSTTPEHYPLSLNALTNACNQKSNRDPVVNLSESEVQQTLDELISQRLVTLDEGLSGRVNKYDHRFCNTEFSSLQLSTQQRAILCLLLLRGAQTPGELRTRSARLAEFTNVSEVETALNALAKDDYVTKLEREPGKRESRYMHLFADPAIAPSPDSAPQVTEVKNDEINELLAEIEELKAELSRIKAHLGL from the coding sequence ATGCATTTATCAGCAAATCAGCAGCGCGTTATTGGCTGCCTTTTAGAAAAGCAAAGCACTACACCTGAGCATTATCCACTATCGTTGAACGCACTGACGAATGCGTGTAACCAAAAATCAAATCGAGATCCGGTTGTAAACTTGAGCGAAAGTGAGGTGCAACAAACACTTGATGAGCTTATAAGTCAGCGCCTTGTAACGCTAGACGAAGGGCTATCGGGGAGAGTTAATAAATACGACCACCGTTTTTGTAATACAGAATTTAGTAGTTTACAGTTGAGTACGCAACAGCGAGCAATACTATGTTTACTGCTACTGCGCGGTGCTCAAACACCCGGTGAGCTAAGAACGCGCAGCGCTCGCCTAGCTGAATTTACAAACGTAAGCGAAGTAGAAACAGCCCTGAACGCTCTAGCAAAAGATGACTATGTCACAAAGCTTGAGCGTGAGCCCGGCAAACGAGAAAGTCGCTACATGCACCTTTTTGCTGACCCAGCAATAGCGCCAAGCCCAGACTCGGCTCCGCAAGTCACAGAAGTTAAAAACGATGAAATTAACGAGTTACTTGCAGAAATTGAGGAACTAAAAGCCGAGCTTAGCCGTATAAAAGCACATTTAGGACTTTAA